The Lactuca sativa cultivar Salinas chromosome 2, Lsat_Salinas_v11, whole genome shotgun sequence genome includes a window with the following:
- the LOC111887163 gene encoding uncharacterized protein LOC111887163: protein MGCFVSTPKDSGGKRRRPGNIGEVAVFVPGLRIPKPVDFPESLGDHLCKNLVERLCALRTRIVVMAGQEGPTITRTRRRSATQHGGSTLGDLLQALEDYLPVLLGLVKDGSPLQHKVQFTWINQEDESEEMAMYSAWYEVLSVLHLMATLSLSQANLLLLPRTSTDGYLPKVSEESRRSAIDILLKAAGYLDCAVRHILPQLPPELRRDLPVDLAEGVLRALCLQALGQGVDIQLGLAIDSTKATLAVKRRLACEMVKYWQQAQDNITNLPLANGWGEKHRFYVKWKYIEAKAAAYYYHGLILDEGNTEKSHGMAVSALQAADEYLKESKRSCEAFNSAVPLSRTPPLWGTMKYLSEKIPKDTSSKVRINRDLYTYEKIMETAPTLPDFALALKPDEYQLPDVDSSWNNENVNKGQIGNNKD, encoded by the exons ATGGGATGCTTTGTATCAACCCCAAAAGATTCAGGTGGAAAAAGAAGGAGGCCAGGAAACATCGGTGAAGTGGCAGTTTTTGTTCCTGGTTTAAGGATTCCAAAACCTGTGGATTTTCCTGAGTCACTTGGTGACCACTTATGCAAAAATTTAGTGGAACGCCTTTGTGCTCTTAGGACACGTATAGTTGTTATGGCAGGACAAGAAGGTCCTACTATCACAAGAACACGAAGACGAAGTGCCACCCAACATG GAGGGTCAACTTTAGGTGATCTTCTACAAGCTCTTGAAGATTATTTACCTGTCCTTCTAGGACTGGTTAAAGATG GAAGCCCATTACAACATAAAGTACAATTTACATGGATAAACCAAGAGGATGAATCAGAG GAAATGGCAATGTATAGTGCTTGGTATGAAGTATTATCTGTTTTGCACTTGATGGCAACTTTATCACTCTCACAAGCTAATTTGTTGCTTCTACCAAGAACATCCACTGATGGTTATTTGCCTAAAGTATCAGAAG AAAGCAGGAGATCTGCAATTGATATTTTGTTAAAGGCTGCTGGATATCTTGATTGTGCTGTAAGGCACATACTTCCTCAGTTGCCTCCTGAACTCag gagAGATCTTCCAGTTGACCTTGCTGAAGGAGTTCTTAGAGCACTCTGTCTTCAAGCACTAGGacag GGTGTTGACATACAACTTGGGCTTGCTATTGATAGTACAAAAGCCACACTTGCAGTGAAAAGAAGGCTTGCTTGTGAAATGGTCAAGTATTGGCAAcag GCTCAAGATAATATTACAAATCTCCCACTAGCAAATGGTTGGGGTGAAAAACATCGTTTCTATGTGAAATGGAAATATATTGAAGCCAAG GCAGCTGCATATTATTATCATGGTTTGATTCTGGATGAAGGTAACACTGAAAAATCACATGGAATGGCTGTATCTGCTTTACAAGCTGCAGATGAGTATTTAAAAGAAAGCAAAAGGTCATGTGAAGCTTTCAATTCAGCAGTTCCTCTTTCAAG AACTCCACCTCTTTGGGGAACTATGAAATATCTTTCTGAAAAGATTCCAAAAGACACTTCAAGCAAAGTGCGCATCAACCGGGATTTATACACTTACGAAAA AATCATGGAAACAGCGCCAACTTTACCTGATTTTGCTTTGGCCCTAAAGCCGGATGAATATCAACTTCCTGATGTCGATTCCTCATGGAACAATGAAAATGTGAACAAGGGGCAGATTGGAAACAATAAAGATTAA